The Halichoerus grypus chromosome 9, mHalGry1.hap1.1, whole genome shotgun sequence genome has a window encoding:
- the POLR1C gene encoding DNA-directed RNA polymerases I and III subunit RPAC1, protein MAAARAVQEMRTRVVLGEFGVRNVHTTDFPGNYSGYDDAWDQDRFEKNFRVDVVHLDENSLEFDMVGIDAAIANAFRRILLAEVPTMAVEKVLVYNNTSIVQDEILAHRLGLIPIHADPRLFEYRNQGDEEGTEIDTLQFRLQVRCTRNPHAAKDSSDPNELYVNHKVYTRHMTWVPLGNQADLFPEGTIRPVHDDILIAQLRPGQEIDLLMHCVKGIGKDHAKFSPVATASYRLLPDITLLEPVEGEAAEELSQCFSPGVIEVQEAQGKKVARVANPRLDTFSREVFRNEKLKKLVRLARVRDHYIFSVESTGVLPPAVLVSEAIKVLMGKCRRFLDELDAVQTD, encoded by the exons ATGGCGGCAGCACGGGCGGTGCAAGAAATGCGGACCCGCGTGGTTCTAGGGGAGTTCGGGGTTCGCAAT GTTCATACCACCGACTTTCCCGGTAACTATTCGGGCTATGATGATGCCTGGGACCAAGACCGCTTCGAGAag AATTTCCGTGTGGATGTGGTGCACCTGGATGAAAACTCATTGGAGTTCGACATGGTGGGAATTGATGCGGCCATTGCCAATGCTTTTCGACGCATTTTATTAGCTGAG GTGCCAACCATGGCTGTGGAAAAGGTCCTGGTGTACAACAACACATCCATTGTTCAGGATGAGATCCTTGCTCATCGCTTGGGGCTCATTCCCATTCATGCTGATCCCCGTCTTTTTGAGTATCGGAACCAAG GAGATGAAGAAGGCACAGAGATAGATACCCTGCAGTTTCGGCTTCAGGTCAGGTGCACACGGAACCCCCATGCTGCTAAAGATTCCTCTGACCCCAACGAACTCTATGTGAACCACAAAG TGTACACCAGGCACATGACATGGGTGCCCCTGGGGAATCAGGCTGACCTCTTCCCAGAGGGCACCATCAGACCAGTGCACGATGATATTCTCATTGCCCAACTGCGGCCTGGCCAGGAGATTGACCTGCTCATGCACTGTGTCAAGGGCATTG GCAAAGATCATGCCAAGTTTTCACCTGTGGCAACAGCCAGTTACAGGCTCCTGCCGGACATCACCCTGCTTGAGCCTGTGGAAGGGGAGGCAGCCGAGGAGCTGAGCCAGTGCTTCTCACCTGGGGTCATTGAAGTGCAAGAAGCCCAAG GTAAAAAGGTGGCTAGAGTTGCCAATCCCCGCCTAGATACCTTCAGCAGGGAAGTGTTCCGGAACGAGAAGCTGAAGAAGCTTGTACGACTTGCTCGGGTTCGCGACCACTACATCT TCTCTGTCGAGTCAACAGGGGTGCTGCCGCCAGCCGTGCTAGTGAGCGAAGCCATCAAGGTACTGATGGGGAAGTGCCGGCGCTTCTTGGATGAACTGGATGCAGTTCAGACGGACTGA